Part of the Arthrobacter sp. MMS18-M83 genome is shown below.
CCCGCCATCAGATCCAGATGGTGGACCCGTCCGGCAAGCTCAAGCCCGAAGCTGAGCAGGGCACCGAGCCCGGCCACGAATATCCCATCCCCGGCGACGCCGAACTCATGGCGGCGTACGAACAACTCGTCGTCGGGCGCCGTGTCAATGACCAGAACTCCGCCCTCGTCCGGCAAGGCCGCATGGCCGTGTACCCGTCTAGCCACGGCCAGGAAGCATGCCAGGTGGCTGCCGCGCTGTGCCTTCGCGAAGGCGACTGGCTGTTCCCCACCTACCGTGACGCCGTCGCCGTCATGTCCCGGGGTGTAGACCCCGTGGAGACCATGACCATCTTCCGTGGTGACTGGCACAGCGGCTACGATCCCGCCAAGCACAAGGTAGGCATCCAGTGCACCCCGCTGACTACTCAGCTGCTGCATGGCGTCGGGGTTGCCCATGCCGCCAAACTTCGCGGCGAGGACACCGTGGTATTGGCAATGTGCGGCGATGGTGCCACCAGCGAAGGAGACTTCCACGAAGCACTCAACTTCGCAGCTGTTTTCCACCTGCCGGTGATCTTCTTCGTGCAGAACAACAAGTACGCCATCTCGGTGCCCCTGAGCCACCAGTCAGTGGCGCCCTCACTGGCCCACAAGGCCGTCGGCTATGGAATGGCCGGTGAACGCGTGGACGGCAACGACCTCGTCGCGCTGCTCGCCGTCCTGGACCGCGCAGTGAAGCTTGCTCGCGAAGGCTCCGGCCCACTCCTGATCGAGGCCCACACCTACCGCATGCAGGCCCACACGAACGCTGACGACGCCACCCGCTACCGGAAGGACAGCGAAGTGGCCGAATGGACGGCCAAGGATCCCATCAGCCGCATGACGTCGTATCTCACCGGCCGTGGACTGCTCGATGACGACGGTTCCACCCGGATAGCAGCAAAGGCCGAGGCGGTTGCCGCGCAGCTTCGCGATGGCCTGGGGGAGGACGTCCCGGTAGATCCGCAGAACCTGTTCCGTTACGTCTTCTCCACCCCCACTCCGCAGTTGAGGGAGCAGTCCGCCCTGCTCGCCGATGAACTCGCCCGTGAGGCATCCAGCCAGAAGGAGGCAGGCAAATGAGCCCCGCCGTCACCACATCCTCTGAAGCCACCGAGCGCGCAGCCACGGGCGACGTTAGCTCCGCCACGGCCAGCGCGGCAGCCAGCGCAGCGGCAGTTGCCGAAGCTTCCGGTCCCCAGACCATCACCATGGCCAAGGCGCTCAACACCGCGATGGCGGACGCCATGGAGGCCGATTCTTCCGTTCTGGTGTTCGGTGAAGACGTGGGCCGCCTGGGCGGCGTCTTCCGGATCACCGATGGCCTCATGGCGACCTTCGGAGAACAGCGTTGCTTTGACACCCCGCTTGCTGAGTCCGGCATCGTCGGCATGGCCGTGGGTATGGCCATGAATGGAATGCGTCCCGTGATCGAGATGCAGTTTGATGCCTTCGCCTACCCGGCCTTCGAGCAGATCGTCAGCCACGTGGCCAAGATGCACAACCGCACCAAGGGCGCCGTGAAGCTGCCCATGGTTATCCGCGTCCCTTATGCCGGCGGGATCGGCGGCGTGGAGCACCACTGCGACTCGTCCGAGTCTTACTACGCGCACACTGCCGGCCTGAAGGTTTACACCCCGGCCACCGTAGCTGACGGCTACCGCATGCTCCGCGAGGCCATCGATTCCGACGATCCCGTGATGTTCATGGAACCCAAGAAGCTCTACTGGTCCAAAGACCAAGTTGATCTGGGCGCGCTGCGCGCCGAACACGCCGCGAACGCTTCGGTGGGATCCAGCAGCGAGGGACGGGCCGCCGTCGCGCGCCCCGGCACCGATGCGACGCTCATCGCCTACGGCCCCTCTGTCCCGACGGCGCTCGCCGCCGCGGCTGCGGCCGCTGAAGAGGGCCGTTCGCTTGAAGTGATCGATGTCCGCTCGATCGTGCCTTTCGACGACGAGACCGTGTGCGCTTCTGTGCGGAAGACCGGCCGCGCCGTCGTGATCGCTGAAGCCCACGGATTCGCCTCGGTGTCCTCCGAAATCGTGGCCCGCGTGCAGGAACGCTGCTTCCACTACTTGGCCGCGCCCATCCGCCGGGTGACCGGCTTCGACGTCCCGTACCCGGCTCCGAAGCTGGAGCACTACTACTTGCCGAGCGTCGACCGCATCCTCGACGCCGTTGACGATCTTCAATGGGAGAACTGACCATGAGCTCAGAAATGCAGGTGTTCCTGCTTCCGGACCTGGGGGAGGGCCTCACCGAGGCCGAACTCGTGAACTGGCTTGTTGCCGTGGGCGACGAGATCCGCGTGGACCAGCCGATCGCCGAGGTGGAGACCGCCAAGTCCATGGTGGAGGTGCCCTCGCCGTACGCGGGCATTGTCGCCGTGCTGCACGGTGAAGCCGGCCAAACGCTCGACGTCGGGAAGCCGCTGATCTCGGTGGCTCCCATTGGTGCTTCGGTTGCCGCTGAGCCCGCGGAAGAGGCCGCTCCCGCCGAGGTTGTTTCCGAGGCGCCCGCTGCGTCCGCAGCTGCCGAGGCGTACCGGACCGAGGAGAAGGCCGGATCCGGGAACGTGCTCATTGGCTATGGCACGTCCGGCGGTGGCGAGGCACGGCGTACGCGGCCACGGAAGGCCCCGGCCTCTGCGGTTGCTGGGACCCCGGCCCCCGAGTTCGGGGAACTCTCGTTGTCCCGTTCGCGGATTCCAGGGAAGCTCTCTGCCGTGATTTCCCCATTGGTGCGGAAGATGGCCCGGGACCATGGGGTCTCGCTGGACGCCGTTCCAGGCTCGGGAGAGAGCGGGCTCATCCTGCGCCGGGACGTCGAGGCACTCATTGGTTCGGTCCCGCGTGAGACCGCGCCCGCGGAGGTACCGGCTCTGAAGGTTCCGGCCGCGGCGGAGCCGTCCGCCGGGCTCCAGGATGCCCGCACGGGTTTGTCCATCGCCTCGCGTACGCCGGTTCGCGGAGTGAGGAAAGCTGTTGCTGCGAACATGACTCGCAGCCGCTCCGAGATTCCTGAAGCGACTGTCTGGGTGGATGTCGACGCTACTGCGCTGCTGGAGATGCGGGGAGAACTCAAGAAGCGTGATCCGCACGGCGCTCCCGGGCTGCTTGCGTTCATCGCCCGTTTTGTCACAGCCGGGCTAAAAAAATTCCCGCAGCTGAACACCCGGATCGTCACCGCTGAAGACGCGGCCGGCGGTGAGATGCAGGAGATCATCGCTTTCGACGGCATCAACCTTGGCTTCGCTGCCCAGACGGACCGCGGACTGGTGGTTCCCTCAGTGCGCAACGCCCACCTGCTGAGCGCCCGCGAGCTCGACACCGAGATCCGCAGACTCACCGCCGTGGCGCGCGACGGCAAGGCAACACCGACGGAGTTGGCCAGCGGCACTTTCACTCTGAACAACTACGGGGTATTCGGCGTCGACGGATCCGCGGCGATCATCAACTATCCCGAAGTAGCGATGCTTGGGGTGGGCCGCATCATCGACAAGCCCTGGGTGGTGGACGGCCAGCTGGCTGTCCGCAAAGTGACTGAGCTGACGTTGGCGTTCGATCATAGGGTTTGTGACGGGGAGACTGCTGCAGGGTTCCTTCGGTATGTTGCGGATGCGATCGAGAACCCGGGGGCGGTGCTGGCGGATCTCTGATAAATAGTTCCGGTTGTCAAGAGGCCTTGGAAGGGCGCGCAGCAGCTTCGAGGACGCCGCGACCACCCAATTGATGCCCGCGGCCCGCAGATAACGGGCCAGGACGAAGCCAGTGGGTCCAGATTCGTAGGCGGCCTTGACGTCCGGGGCGAACCGGCGGATCCACTCCAGCACCATGGCCGGATCAGCGCATATGGTGTGGGCGCTGACCTCTCCGGTGGCCGGGTTCAGGGCATGGCCCACGACGTTGACCGCGTGAATATCCAGACCAATGAAAGTATGCTCGAACATAGCGTGCACCACGAGGCGTTTGTCGTTCGAATCGGGGTGTGAGACCGCGATCTGCTGGCACTCGTGGGTGTTGGTTGAAGCTGACGGCAGCTGAGCCCATGAATCGGTGGGTGAGGTGGGAGCAGCCGTGACATAGCCGGAACGGTTCGATATTCCTTGGCGGACTGTCTCTGGTGAGCGAGGCGGGAAGGTATACGCAAGGAACCGGTGTTGTTACGCCTCTTTATTGAGCGCCTGCTCAAATCAAGGAAATATGGGCAGGTTGGCGGTGCGTAACCGCCAGCCCTTTTTTGGGCTGGTCGGGGAACCCCTTGGTCCGGTTTGCTGTGCTGGGGCCAGGAGATCACGGTGAAGGTCTACGGCGTAGCCGTGATGATTCCGCAGGGGTAGAGCTGGGCGCCTAACTCGCCGATCGAACGCAAGTGAACGTGGGAACCGGACACGTCCGCTCCCGCCCTTCTTCATTGTTGAAGGCAAGATAGGTGCATTGCCCGCCGAAAGGCGCGTCGGGGACAGAGCCGCGGTAGTAGTCCGAGGACGGGAAAGCCGGGCCACATGGCGAAGGGCGGCAGTGCGTTAGGTAGACGGAGTTGCTGCAATGGTTGGAGGTTCATTGGTGAATACCAGTGAGGACACCGGCGCCCGGATGGAATCGGCGCGGGTGGAAGTAGAACGGATGCAGACGAAACTACATCGGTGGGCCAAGGATGATCTTGGCAAGAGGCTCGATGATCTGTTCAACCTTGTCTGTGACCCCGATTTTTTGCTGGTGGCGTGGGAACACGTGGCTAGTAATCGTGGTGCGCCGACGCCCAAATAGATCAGGTAAAGAAAGAAGCCATCAATTTCTGGGTGGGGGCTGAGGAATTTGTGGTGTACATCCGGGTGCTGTTCCGGCCACAACCGGTGCGGCGGGTGGAAATCACGAAAGCCAGCGGAAGACCAGGCAACTGGGCATTCCCACGCTAGCTGACCGCGTGGTGCAGGCTTCGCTGAAGCTGGCTTTGGAACCGATCTTCGAAGCGGATTTTCATCGGTCGTCGTATGGGTTTCGGCCGAATCGGCGGGCTCAGGATGCTATCGCTGAGATTCACCACATGATCTCTCGGGGTTACACGACGGTGCCGGAGGCCGACATCAAGGCGTGTTTTGATCGTATCGATCACACCGCGCTGGCGGTCCAAGTGCGCCGGGGGGTCGGCGATAGGAAAGTGCTGGCTCTGGTCAAGGCATTCCTCAAAGCTGGGATCATGACTCGTGACGGGCAACTGATGGGGTCCAAGACCGGCAGACCTCAAGGCGGGATTCTCTCCCCCGCTGCTGGCCAACATTGCCCTTAACGTTCTGGATGAGTATGCCGCCAGGGCATGGAAGGAATGCATGGGTACCAGCCGCCAGCGGCAGCAACTGATTCGTGAAGGTGGCGCCCCATGAAAACCCTCCGGCTACGCAGACGACTTTGTTTGCGTCATCAGGGGGAACAAGGCCCTTGCGGTGCCTCTGAAAGCGGATGTCGGGGAAGTTCTGGCCCCGCTGGGAGGTGGAGTTCTCGGAAGAGAAACAGGGGTGGTGACGATCGATGAGGATTCGATTTCCTCGGATTCATATTCAACGCCGCCGCAACCGAGGGACGAACAAGTCCTTTGTCTATACGGTTTCGTCGAAGAAATCGGCCGCTTCGGTGCGGTCAAAGATCGCCCAAGCCTGCGACAGATCAACCCTGCACTGGGACTTTGGGGATCTGCTCAAAAGGCTCAACCAAATCTTGGCAGGGTGGGCAAACTATTTCCGGCACGGTGTCTCAAAAAGACAGGTTCTGCATTCACGGATGGCAATACGCGACGGCAACGATCCTCTACACCGAGGCCTCCACTGTCACGGTCAAACGATACCGCTACCGAGGCGCAAACATCCCGAACCCATTGAAACCAACAGCCCATCAACCTCAGTTTCGCCACCGGGCGATGATGCTTGGAGAGCCAGATGCGGTGAGAGTGGCACGTCCGGTTCGGAGGGCAGCCCACGTCGAAACCCAGCCCGGCAACGGGACAACGGGCGCGCCGTGGCTGACCTTATCGGGGCCTCCCAAACCTCACATGTGGCACCATCATTGCACTCCCGAGGAGCCGTCAGGCCAAGGGAGCCGCCAATGGCAACCCACGGCCCGCCCTGGCGATAATGGTCGCCCCTGCGGGAAGGATCCGACCTCGCTTCGTATCGTCTAAACCACGGATTTGTGTTGCCTGCCCCCGTGTGGCTAGTTGTCGATCGACGCGTTCGACTGAAACTGGATTCTTTCGGCGGAATCCGAGAAAGATGGGATAAAGCGTCTTAATCGTTTTTCGATGCCCCTAGAATAGGAATCGCAGGTGTCTGGCGCGGTCTTCTGGGACCATTGTCGCGAAACTGCAGCTACGCACTTAGGGGGAGCAAAGCACATGGGGACGCGTTTAGCAATTTCCGCAAGCCAAGGTCGATATATTGCATTGGACGGATTACGGGGTTTGGCGGCCGTAGTAGTGCTCGTCAACCACGCACTAGTTGTGTCTCCTGCGTTTGCAGGTTCGCTACGAGATGGAACTGGGTATGACGGTTCACCATGGGTGTGGTTGCTGACTTACACGCCCCTCCACGTCGTCTGGGGCGGAGCTGAGGCCGTCTATGTCTTCTTCCTCCTCTCCGGCTTCGTCCTTACACTTCCTCTCCTTCGACACGGCCAG
Proteins encoded:
- a CDS encoding thiamine pyrophosphate-dependent enzyme; the encoded protein is MTISADHEAQGLADARPDDSEVNDQASEVRRKFGISVEDYMLPARHQIQMVDPSGKLKPEAEQGTEPGHEYPIPGDAELMAAYEQLVVGRRVNDQNSALVRQGRMAVYPSSHGQEACQVAAALCLREGDWLFPTYRDAVAVMSRGVDPVETMTIFRGDWHSGYDPAKHKVGIQCTPLTTQLLHGVGVAHAAKLRGEDTVVLAMCGDGATSEGDFHEALNFAAVFHLPVIFFVQNNKYAISVPLSHQSVAPSLAHKAVGYGMAGERVDGNDLVALLAVLDRAVKLAREGSGPLLIEAHTYRMQAHTNADDATRYRKDSEVAEWTAKDPISRMTSYLTGRGLLDDDGSTRIAAKAEAVAAQLRDGLGEDVPVDPQNLFRYVFSTPTPQLREQSALLADELAREASSQKEAGK
- a CDS encoding group II intron maturase-specific domain-containing protein; its protein translation is MRIRFPRIHIQRRRNRGTNKSFVYTVSSKKSAASVRSKIAQACDRSTLHWDFGDLLKRLNQILAGWANYFRHGVSKRQVLHSRMAIRDGNDPLHRGLHCHGQTIPLPRRKHPEPIETNSPSTSVSPPGDDAWRARCGESGTSGSEGSPRRNPARQRDNGRAVADLIGASQTSHVAPSLHSRGAVRPREPPMATHGPPWR
- a CDS encoding alpha-ketoacid dehydrogenase subunit beta, yielding MSPAVTTSSEATERAATGDVSSATASAAASAAAVAEASGPQTITMAKALNTAMADAMEADSSVLVFGEDVGRLGGVFRITDGLMATFGEQRCFDTPLAESGIVGMAVGMAMNGMRPVIEMQFDAFAYPAFEQIVSHVAKMHNRTKGAVKLPMVIRVPYAGGIGGVEHHCDSSESYYAHTAGLKVYTPATVADGYRMLREAIDSDDPVMFMEPKKLYWSKDQVDLGALRAEHAANASVGSSSEGRAAVARPGTDATLIAYGPSVPTALAAAAAAAEEGRSLEVIDVRSIVPFDDETVCASVRKTGRAVVIAEAHGFASVSSEIVARVQERCFHYLAAPIRRVTGFDVPYPAPKLEHYYLPSVDRILDAVDDLQWEN
- a CDS encoding dihydrolipoamide acetyltransferase family protein codes for the protein MSSEMQVFLLPDLGEGLTEAELVNWLVAVGDEIRVDQPIAEVETAKSMVEVPSPYAGIVAVLHGEAGQTLDVGKPLISVAPIGASVAAEPAEEAAPAEVVSEAPAASAAAEAYRTEEKAGSGNVLIGYGTSGGGEARRTRPRKAPASAVAGTPAPEFGELSLSRSRIPGKLSAVISPLVRKMARDHGVSLDAVPGSGESGLILRRDVEALIGSVPRETAPAEVPALKVPAAAEPSAGLQDARTGLSIASRTPVRGVRKAVAANMTRSRSEIPEATVWVDVDATALLEMRGELKKRDPHGAPGLLAFIARFVTAGLKKFPQLNTRIVTAEDAAGGEMQEIIAFDGINLGFAAQTDRGLVVPSVRNAHLLSARELDTEIRRLTAVARDGKATPTELASGTFTLNNYGVFGVDGSAAIINYPEVAMLGVGRIIDKPWVVDGQLAVRKVTELTLAFDHRVCDGETAAGFLRYVADAIENPGAVLADL
- a CDS encoding reverse transcriptase domain-containing protein; this encodes MVQASLKLALEPIFEADFHRSSYGFRPNRRAQDAIAEIHHMISRGYTTVPEADIKACFDRIDHTALAVQVRRGVGDRKVLALVKAFLKAGIMTRDGQLMGSKTGRPQGGILSPAAGQHCP